A section of the Chiloscyllium plagiosum isolate BGI_BamShark_2017 chromosome 4, ASM401019v2, whole genome shotgun sequence genome encodes:
- the LOC122549270 gene encoding endogenous retrovirus group PABLB member 1 Env polyprotein-like, translating to MVPRPAPKTPGTIDGLGVSPPKAVNTTCIYCILPIRKITSQATPITFPQVLNGTYWVCGLKAYPFIPSKKYVWSGGCHGNGCWDHPVQTLPQSQKGWSGCCYLAHIIPHLRLLKRAPKIPRNKQGGRRVTRKVIEGDRLLWTLIPMYGTARAGIQKLAASLEELANNTADALAETQSQVAAITTEMIATRLTTLQNRMALDYILEEKGGTCALIGEECCTYIPEVSSNITDISKHGRDKIAKGGR from the coding sequence ATGGTTCCTCGACCAGCCCCTAAAACCCCGGGCACTATCGATGGCCTTGGCGTTTCCCCACCAAAAGCAGTAAATACCACTTGTATTTACTGCATCCTTCCGATTAGGAAAATCACCAGCCAAGCTACTCCCATAACCTTTCCCCAAGTATTGAATGGGACATATTGGGTGTGTGGTTTAAAGGCCTACCCATTTATCCCCAGCAAGAAGTATGTTTGGAGTGGTGGATGTCACGGGAATGGGTGCTGGGACCATCCAGTTCAGACACTACCTCAAAGccagaaaggctggagtggctgctgctaCCTCGCCCATATAATTCCCCACTTGAGGCTGTTAAAGAGAGCCCCAAAAATACCTCGGAATAAACAGGGAGGAAGGCGAGTAACCCGGAAAGTAATCGAAGGAGATCGCCTCCTCTGGACTTTGATACCTATGTATGGGACCGCTCGAGCAGGAATACAAAAGTTGGCAGCTTCCCTGGAAGAGTTGGCCAACAATACTGCTGATGCGTTGGCCGAAACCCAATCCCAAGTAGCAGCCATAACGACCGAAATGATTGCCACGAGGCTAACGACCCTTCAGAACAGGATGGCTCTGGATTATATTCTAGAAGAGAAGGGTGGTACCTGTGCACTAATTGGAGAGGAATGTTGTACGTACATACCTGAGGTCTCCTCTAACATTACTGATATCTCCAAACATGGGCGAGACAAAATCGCCAAGGGAGGCCGGTAA